Within Larus michahellis chromosome 22, bLarMic1.1, whole genome shotgun sequence, the genomic segment GGTCTGGCAGGTCACTTTATGTGACTGTGTGTATATTGTATGTCCATAAATGGCTCATTATTTGATTCACATAAGCTAATTCAGCGGATAGAAGTGAATTTAAAGCACTTTATTTGAAAGAGTACGGTAATTACTAGACATTAAAACTCATTTTGGGGCCCTGTGCGGTTTATGCGAGTCTTAAACGTTGTCAAGGTAAATAATAAGTTAAATGCTTAAATCTGAAGGGGAAGAGGCATGTCATTAACTTGAAcattgccaaaaaaaagaaagaaaaaaggttcagTTGTATGGCATTTTATACAGCAGATCATTGACAGGATAATTTCTCAGTAAGTTTCTTTGGGTTTTCCTGACATACgtggatttgttttcctttgaaaagaaacacaaatacaaGCTAATTTAAAACTGAGTATTTGGTGAGTCAAATGCAATTTTACACTCTGACTTGAAACATGATTTTAATTCCCATTGCTGAGAACAGGCGGATTCTtttttgaaaagccttttctgGAATAATATTCAAATGCTCCCTTGCCGTGGAAGGAACAAAGTGGAGGACCAGgatcaatattttttttgtggcagAGAATGGGTTAAACCAGTGCTAAAACCGCTGTTCTTCAATAGCAGCCTCTGGGGATATGTGCATGCATTGACTAGTAGAGTAACATAGATTTTTGGCTGCAATAAATAAAGCTCGGTGTCTGCGATAGCATTTCGCCCCTTGTTTCGCAGCGTGGTATCAGCACACGACGGCTAGAGGAGGTCTCGTGCTCTCAGCCGCGCTTGGTGTGGTGAAATAAAGACCACAATAACACCTTGTCTGGGTCAGGTCAAagcttttttttacttcttttctctcCGTCAATAGGTATTAGCACATGTTTGAGGAAGAGCACAGCGACGGACAGAGGAAATTACGAATTcaaaaggaggaggaggccggTACAAGCAGAGCACAATGGATAAAGGTGAAAAGAAGAGGAACATCATTTGATGGTAGTTGATATCAAAACAGTCAGAGGGAGGAAAACGATCAGTAATGTTCCTTATGGTTTGGAATCGGATCCAATCTTATAGAATATTCCCATTAACAGCCTTAGCAGGAAAAGCCTGGATGCGGTGATGACATTTTGAGATGGTGCAATATCGGGGAGACACCACCAGCAGAAAAAAGCACTAGGATGTCATGCCAGAAATGTATGACTTAGGCTGAATAATAGGAACAGGATTAAATTAATGGTTGAAAGAGCAAAGTTGCATCCCAAAGACTAACCCAAATTCTTCGACTGTGCTGGGGACCACAACCAGGTCCTGACGTAGCAGAAGAAAGGGGTGGGATGGTTCGGAGGCTTCGGTGTGATGCAGCCATGAAACAGGCCTGGGCTGTAGGAAGCAAGTGATGGAGACGATCACACCTGAAACGCTTTGTGTTACTCATCCGAGAATCAGAGCAGAAGaggaacagaggaaagaaagcaaaaaccagGGAGAGAGGTGAATCTTTGAAGCTAAAGGACAACATTGGTCCAAGAACAAATGAGCCGTGGATGAGTTTGGGCTGAAAATCAGGAGGTTTCTCATTGTCACAGGAGGAGGGAGCAGTTGCAAGAGCTCCCGAACGGGGTCAGCAGGGACTCAAGGACGTGCTTCCAGTCTCGTCTTctcagcaaagcctccacgtgcAGAGCACAGGACATCTGCATCCCAGGGGTGGTTGTAAAGGGCAGCAGCAAAACTTCCAGTTCGTAAGAGACTTGTGGCAGGGAGCGAGTGCTCCTGTGTGCAAACAGCCGAGCAGTGAGAAGAAATGGGAGACAGGTGAGAGGAGGTCAACAGCAATGAGGCATCGGGTGGCAACCTCCACGCCCAGCAAATGGCTGTAATAACAACTCTCGGCAGCGCCTCGGGGCCCTTCGTGAAGGGCGACAAACTCCACCGAGTGCTGACTTCTGCAAGGGGGACGTGGAAGGAGCCGGCCCAGGGTAGGATCCCAGTGTCCTCGGTCCTGTTGCTGCACTGGTGGTTTTGATTGAACGGCATTTTGCCCCAGCGTCAGAAAACCATCAGGCcacagggagagctgggagaCAGAAGGTGGGTTGGGCCATCACAGTGCATCTCCCCAGGAGATGAGTCAACTTTAGTCCCTCGGCAAAAAtgaagggagagaggggagaggtgaAACGCTCCTCTCAACAAGCACCGTCTCTAAAACGGATGCCAGAGTTTTCCCCAGCTCCTCTCTCGGCCCGGGAGGAGGTTTGGCTACACCTTCTCAGACATCCCCCTCGGCAGGGTCTGTGGGGAGTGAAGCTCCACCGACTGCCGCCGCCGGACCTCGCGCTCTGCCCAGTCCTCCTCCGGCTCGCAGCCTTTGAAGATGGCGAGTCTCTCCGAGAAGGTTTTGGCTTGCGGGAAGAGGATGTAATTGTAGATgatggaggctgctgctgccccaatCAGGGGACCTACCCAGAAGacctggggaaaagggaaagagaagaattgtGTGAGCAAAAACCAGTCTGAGTTTGGAGGATGGAGAGGAACCGGGGTCTCTGAAGAGCATTGCAGGGGGCTTATGTTCCTTCCTATCCTGTGTGCATTCGGAGCCAGCCCTGCTTTGGCCATCACCACTGACCTGAGCTCTCATCCATTGCTGTTGTGCTTGAATATACCTAAACCATCCTCTTCTGTCTTTCCTCCTCTGTTGAGAGCTGTGTGATCTTCACCAACGATAGGCACATCATGAGCATGCTTAACGATTTGGGTTCCTCTGGAGAAGTGTCTTCCTACCCATTTACACATGGCTATAGAGAGGAGGAGGCCACCAGCTTGGGCTGGACACCTCTGAGCACGTCAACCTGAACCACAGCTCTGGCTCCAAATGTGCTCATTGCAGATGGAAAGTCCTGGGAGTGCTCCCAAAGAAGTTGGTGTAAAACGTGTGCCCAGCTCCAACTGAAACCAGGAAACAGGTTCCCAGGATCGGCAAAGAAGAGCTCCACACTGCAttagttttgcttgttttgctaaGTCAGGGTCAAAAAATCACACACCCTTTTCCTGTTGCAACGAAGCCTGCTTAGATAAGCCAATTAAGCACCCAGAAGTCCCACCTCTTTTGGCTAATCTCTACATCTCTcctccagctgggagctggctcCGTGGGTTTCTAGGAACACTGGTAATGTGGGGGGGTCATCCCACCAAAACAATATGTAGACCCAGCTTCTTACCCAGTGGTCACTGAAGTCGCCGACTATCACAGCAGGGGCAAAAGATCTGGCTGGGTTCATAGAGCAGCCGGTGTAACGGATCTGCAGAGAAACACCACACATTGTTAGCATTAAGCCCttttagcactttttaaaaaatcctggtGCATTATTAGCGTGATTCATTCACCGAGCTGATGTTTCACCCTCCAGCATGCCCATTCCGGGAAAAGGGATGCTAGCAGCTTCCAGCACCTGAGTCGACATGGATGAGTTGTCTGTATTTGCTCATCTTCTGTGCCAGCACTTGTGTCCTGTGCATGGCGTAACTCAGCTGCAGGCTGGGTGACGTGACCAGGGCTGCGGGGACAAGCTCCTGCTGAGCCTATTCCTGGAGAAAATGGCTCCTCCTTGCCATTGAGGATAGGAGAAGAACAGTCCCGTGGACACACGGGCTTGTTAAGGATGGAAAATGTGGTGTAAACATCACTGTTTTAATGCATGAACCGAGAGGCTGGGACGGGGGTCGGGCGCTACTTTGGTTTGTCATCCGGGAGGGATTTCCCTGGGGGTCCATCCCAAATAGTCTTATCATGGTCTTGAGTGCCTCAGTTGCTGATACGTTCACTCCAGGGTAGAAGACCCTGCGGATCCCTGGCAGCTCCCTACGAGtctccaggagcagcagagccCCACAGGTTAAGTTTTTTTCATGCCCAATAAAAGCCAAGCTCAGGCTACGGCTCTGTTATGGCTTTGGTGGGATTTTTCTCCTCTATCCACTGGAAATCCATGAGCACCACAAATCCCCTGTCCACCCTGGAGCGGGCTTTGGGCACAAAGGCAAAGACAACCTAAAAAGCGCTGTCTTTTAGCCCATTCTACGCACCCCAAGGAGATGCCCCACGGCAACAGAAAGGCCGATGGACAGGGCAGGAGAGCCCAGGTTGTCCTCCCGGCGTTCGTCAGTAGAAGCAAAGATGCACAGGACCAGCTGGAAGGTGAGGAAGAGCTCAACGGTCACCGCCTGCCCCGTCGTCGTCTCGTTGTGCAgctggaaggggagaaaaaatgtGTCTCAGGGACTGGGAAGTTTGGGGGCTGGGTTGGAAATGTGGAGGGCGAAACCCAAATCAAGGAACGCAGGAAATTGGTGAGATTTTTGGCACCACtataaagaggaggaaaaaacttCCCAGGTAAAAGGAAAAGTGGGTGAATGGGTAATACTTGATTGATATGGCGGAAAATGTTTTAGTTGCATTTCTTTGGGTACTTTTTTCCACTCTTTCCCcccagggatttttattttttttcttttcctcatgcttaaaatgcaaaatgccttttggaaaagtttacaaattgcattttgaaaatgtcaaaaagaaatgttttggcacacaaaaaaaaaaccccattcccttcccccttcccacaTTTTTTGACTGAAAGAGTTTGTCAGATGTGATCTGAGGCTGTGCCTGGTTGCACCACCATTCCTCCAACTCTGCTTTCTGGCGCTTTATTACTCCTTGGTGCTTTTTCATCCAGATCCGGATGGAtctggcagcgctgccagcccgATCCGTGGTCTCCCGTTGCTGCtccttccctcagcccctcccGGCACAGCTCTGCCCTTGCTTTCCCCGTGTCACTCCTGCTTTGGGCACCGCGTCCTCCCAAACGCTGATCCCGAGATCGTTTCGCTTGGTGACGCCACAAAGGCAGCAGTTGCCCTCCTGGCCGAGATCCAGAGTCGgatcttccttcctctcctctctctgatATTCCCctaccccccccttttttttaagggTAATTTGTGCAGACAGCTACAAGATGAACAGCGCATGGGGGGGAAATATATCAAAATCTCTATTCCCTCTTTTAGGTATTTTAAGCTGTAaaacagcagagctgggtgttttGAAAGCCTCTCTTAAAACTCCTACTCGCTTTGTTAGGTTTGTTAAACCTCAGCTATTATCAGTCTAAGTAGTCTTGTTCAGATTAATTCACAATCCCTTTTTCAACCCTCTTAATCTCTTTGGCAGGGAAGCTGGATCCTGGCAGTGCCTCCCTGCTGCAAGAAAGGAGATTTTCATGTGCTGCTTCCTAAAACACGTTGCCCACCTCCTGCCTCACTGCTCGGCTTGGTTTTGGGTGATGCTGGTCCCAGCACGGGCGTCTCTGCAGGAGACAGAGCGGTTGTGTCCATCTGAGGAGGAGTGGTGGGGTATGGAGAAAAGACAGGGAATAGTGAACCCTGCGAagctttaatatatttttttcccctctttttattAGGCAcatggatggggaaggggatgttGGAGGTTGGGATACCACTGGGTtccccagttttcttttttccctacgTGTCTAAACAAGACTGGGATCCTTGCGATGCTTCTGGCACTGCCCGGGCACTCGTGTGTGTCGGGCATTGGGATGAACCAGCTGGATCT encodes:
- the AQP2 gene encoding aquaporin-2 — translated: MMWELRSIAFTRAVFAEFLATLVFILFGLGSALNWPSASSPSILQIALAFGLAIGTLVQALGHISGAHINPAVTVACLIGSQVSFLRAVFYVVAQLLGGVVGAAILHEITPADSREGLAINKLHNETTTGQAVTVELFLTFQLVLCIFASTDERREDNLGSPALSIGLSVAVGHLLGIRYTGCSMNPARSFAPAVIVGDFSDHWVFWVGPLIGAAAASIIYNYILFPQAKTFSERLAIFKGCEPEEDWAEREVRRRQSVELHSPQTLPRGMSEKV